A single region of the Melopsittacus undulatus isolate bMelUnd1 chromosome 10, bMelUnd1.mat.Z, whole genome shotgun sequence genome encodes:
- the CYSTM1 gene encoding cysteine-rich and transmembrane domain-containing protein 1, whose protein sequence is MNYDNPPPYTGPGPTAPYPPYAQQPGGPPGPYPGYPPGPTGPYQPGQPGYQGYPQYGWQNAPPPPGPVYADGPKNTVYVVEERRRDDSGENACLTACWTALCCCCLWDMLT, encoded by the exons ATGAACTACGACAACCCTCCACCCTACACCGGCCCGGGCCCCACTGCCCCATATCCACCCTATGCACAGCAGCCAGGGGGTCCTCCTGGCCCCTACCCGGGCTATCCTCCTGGACCCACTGGACCCTACCAGCCAGGCCAGCCGGGTTACCAAGGCTATCCCCAGTATGGATGGCAGAATGCGCCTCCACCTCCAGGACCAGTCTATGCAGATGGGCCTAAAAACACAG TGTACGTGGTGGAGGAGCGGCGGAGGGACGACTCCGGTGAGAACGCCTGCCTGACGGCGTGCTGGACTgcgctgtgctgctgctgcctctgggaCATGCTGACCTGA